A window of the Thalassoglobus sp. JC818 genome harbors these coding sequences:
- a CDS encoding rhodanese-like domain-containing protein, with protein MQEISPSQLEQQRSNGSVDLIDVRTPVEFREVHASGARNIPLDSLNPQAFLESRSNPEDPVYVICKSGNRGKKACQKFNDMGFANAVNVAGGTDAWASAGLPTVRGKKSISLERQVRITAGSIALIGALLALFVHPWFAAIPAFIGAGLTFSGLTDTCGMGMVLARMPWNQTSSESNSCSI; from the coding sequence CTGCAAGAAATCTCTCCTTCCCAACTGGAACAGCAACGCAGCAACGGGTCAGTCGATTTGATCGATGTTCGAACTCCGGTCGAATTCCGTGAAGTTCACGCGTCCGGTGCTCGGAACATTCCACTCGACTCCCTGAACCCGCAGGCGTTTCTCGAATCGCGGAGCAATCCCGAGGATCCAGTTTACGTGATCTGCAAATCGGGAAATCGCGGGAAGAAAGCTTGCCAGAAGTTCAACGACATGGGGTTTGCGAACGCGGTCAACGTGGCCGGAGGGACCGACGCTTGGGCATCAGCCGGGCTGCCCACGGTACGTGGAAAGAAAAGCATCTCCCTGGAGCGACAAGTGCGAATCACAGCTGGCTCGATTGCTCTGATCGGCGCGTTGCTGGCTCTGTTTGTTCACCCCTGGTTTGCCGCGATCCCAGCTTTTATCGGTGCCGGCTTGACCTTCTCCGGTCTGACAGACACCTGCGGGATGGGCATGGTGCTCGCACGAATGCCGTGGAATCAAACATCATCCGAGTCCAACTCCTGCTCGATCTGA
- a CDS encoding metalloregulator ArsR/SmtB family transcription factor yields the protein MKKKSKQTQTSPNGSVQAFQEAAECLKTLAHPVRLRMVQLLLHGRYTVGELAADCEVPDNVASEHLRLMQRCGFFTSEREGRKVFYQIAEPHLEDLMNCVESRFLHS from the coding sequence ATGAAAAAGAAATCCAAACAAACCCAGACATCCCCAAATGGAAGCGTGCAAGCCTTTCAGGAAGCGGCTGAGTGCTTAAAAACACTTGCGCATCCGGTTCGCTTGCGAATGGTGCAGCTATTGCTTCACGGACGGTACACCGTTGGTGAACTGGCTGCCGATTGTGAAGTTCCTGACAACGTTGCTTCAGAACACTTGAGGCTGATGCAGCGCTGCGGATTTTTCACCAGCGAACGGGAAGGTCGAAAAGTGTTCTATCAGATCGCAGAGCCGCATCTGGAAGACCTGATGAACTGTGTTGAAAGCCGCTTTCTGCATTCGTAG